GTGGATGAGCATCCGCTGGCGACGCTTTTGGCGCGGCCCAATGGGCGGCAATCGGGCGGGGAAATGCTCGAGGCGGTCTATGCCTATCTGCAGACGGCGGGGAATGCCTATCTGCAGGCGGGGGTGGTCGATGGCGAGGTGAAGGGGCTGTTCTGCCTGCGGCCGGACCGCATGAAGGTGGTGGCCGGGGCCGATGGCTGGCCACAAGCCTATGACTATACGGCCGGTGGGCGGACCATGCGGCTGCGCCAGGATGGCGGGCCGGTGCCATCAGTGCTGCATATGGCGCTGTTTCATCCGATGGACGACCATTACGGCATGGCGCCGCTGGAGGCGGCGCAGACCAGCCTCGACATCCACAATGCCGCTGGGCAGTGGAACAAGGCTTTGCTCGACAATGCGGCGCGGCCTTCGGGTGCGCTGGTCTATTCGGCGGGCGGGCAGAGCCTGCGGGCCGACCAGTTCGAGCGGCTCAAGGCGGAGCTGGAGCAGAACTTTTCCGGCGCGGGCAATGCCGGGCGGCCGATGCTGCTCGAGGGCGGGCTCGACTGGAAGACCATCGCGCTCAGTCCGCGCGACATGGATTTCATCGAGGCCAAGCATGCCGCGGCGCGCGACATCGCGCTGGCCTTCGGTGTGCCGCCCATGCTGCTCGGCATTCCCGGCGACAATACCTATGCCAACCTGGCCGAGGCCAATCGCGCTTTGTGGCGGCAGACGCTGATCCCGCTGGTGGTGCGGGTGGCCGACGAGTTGAGCAACTGGCTATCGCCGGCTTTCGGCGGCGCGGTGGTGAGCCCCGATTTCGACGGCGTGGAAGCGCTGGCCGAGGACCGGGCAGCCCTGTGGAGCCGGGTGGGCGGCGCGGATTTCCTCACCGACGCGGAGAAGCGGGCGATGTTGGGGATCGGGGAGCGCTGACCAATGACGCGGCCCATACGTTCAATACTGCGGGCGATTGCTGCCGTTCGGTTTGCGACCCTGGAGATCAAATTCGATCTGCTGCTTCGAGCATTGGAGCGGCGCTATCGACCCGACCAGCCGAGAGCGCCGAAAGGCACGCCGGATGGCGGGCAGTGGATCGACGACCTGTTCAGCGCCAGCCAACAGGCACTGGCGGCGACAGAACGTGTTCGGGTGGCGGCCGGACCAAAGTGTGACGGGTTTTCCAGTGGCTGTCAGCTTGGCGGCAGTTTTGGTACAACCGGAATGTACCGTATTTTTGGCAAGACGCTGTGTCGGAGTTGCGCTCTTAAGATACTGGGGATTGAGAACCTGCCCCACATTGAGCAGCAAGAGACTCTGGGCCGCTTCGACTCGATGGGACAGAAATGATGTCTAGGCAACAGGCACTTTCAGCTATCGCTGTTGGGGACTTGATTTATGGCATTCGGGAGGATGGCCGGCCCGACTTATTGCTGGTTTACAGCGCCGACATCACCGGGTTTCTGGCTCGGAACGTGCCCAACCAAACGACGTTCAGGTTTGGGCGCGACGGCGAAGGACGCCGGATTGAAGACGGTCGGGGTTGCACGATCGTCTCCACCGCCAAGTTGCCCCCTGATCTGCAAGAGGTTGCGATTGGTTTGGACCGACGGATGGGATCCAACCCTGAATATCCCGACTCCAGAGTCACAGAAGACGAAATCCGCCTGGTATTGACCCACGACGAGTTTTTCGAGGCGCGCTTGCTGCCAGGAATGGAGGGTCTTGTGCGCAGAGCTCAGAAGCTGCGCGGGGTCGAGAAAATCCTGATGGTGGACTGGGACCCCGCCCATGCGCGGGATAACCCACCCTTTCCGAACCAATACCACGATAGCATACCGGCATTGGTGGACCTACTGGGGAAGGCACCTTCGCAGAACGATGTGGCGCGATTTCTGGCCGACCTTGCGTCCCAGCATCTAAGGTCGGCCAATGTGATCGAGCGAACCGATGCCGCCGCCGCCAGCCTGTTGCGGCTTCGTGAAACCTGGCCCTGACAAAGGATGTTGCGCATCACCAACATCTCCATATCAGATCGTGCCGCCGAAGTGGTGGACCG
This sequence is a window from Devosia ginsengisoli. Protein-coding genes within it:
- a CDS encoding phage portal protein; the protein is MNWISRLLGGQTNTPDERKSFGGHTLLSLNQLGAANWSQRGFASLVNQGFARNPVVYRCVRLIAEAANRVPLVVSEGGQRVDEHPLATLLARPNGRQSGGEMLEAVYAYLQTAGNAYLQAGVVDGEVKGLFCLRPDRMKVVAGADGWPQAYDYTAGGRTMRLRQDGGPVPSVLHMALFHPMDDHYGMAPLEAAQTSLDIHNAAGQWNKALLDNAARPSGALVYSAGGQSLRADQFERLKAELEQNFSGAGNAGRPMLLEGGLDWKTIALSPRDMDFIEAKHAAARDIALAFGVPPMLLGIPGDNTYANLAEANRALWRQTLIPLVVRVADELSNWLSPAFGGAVVSPDFDGVEALAEDRAALWSRVGGADFLTDAEKRAMLGIGER